A single window of Solenopsis invicta isolate M01_SB chromosome 3, UNIL_Sinv_3.0, whole genome shotgun sequence DNA harbors:
- the LOC113005963 gene encoding uncharacterized protein LOC113005963, whose amino-acid sequence MELNVSLQKYILDEFGELKAIVSNLCKRNAEKEHSNLGELPVGYRCEQKNMMYIGHYVWITNCQYDTIAAISKSCAMFVKNMQLLFLGLPC is encoded by the exons ATGGAATTAAATGTGTCATTGCAGAAATATATACTTGACGAATTTGGCGAATTAAAAG CTATTGTATcaaatttatgcaaaagaaaTGCTGAAAAGGAACATTCAAATCTTGGTGAATTACCCGTGGGCTATAGAtgtgaacaaaaaaatatg ATGTATATTGGTCATTACGTTTGGATTACAAATTGTCAATATGACACTATTGCTGCAATTAGCAAGTCA tgtgCAATGTTTGTTAAAAACATGCAATTGCTATTTTTGGGACTACCGTGTTAA